The following nucleotide sequence is from Archocentrus centrarchus isolate MPI-CPG fArcCen1 chromosome 18, fArcCen1, whole genome shotgun sequence.
tcAAACTGTGGCCAGGATGTTAACATAATATGATGCAAAATTTGttaatttttcaatttttaGTTTTGGTATTTGTGTGCTGGGAATTTTACAAATTCCCCCCGCTCAAGATTTATTAAATCTAGTTTTAATCTTTCTTTGTAGAGGTTGGAGAGCTTATGCTGTGCACGTCTCATGAAATAGACGTgtctttttctgactttttatgttttaagctcattttcagctcttgccaaaatgaaaaatgaattaatttatGCAATTTCTTTGAACAGAAAATGCCCATAATGCTTGATATGCCAGAAAgcttttctgtatatttcattttaaaagcacaaaAGTTACAATTTTAAGTTTAGATTACTGTTATCTGCCAGTTTAAAAAGGAAATGTGTATTTTCATTAGATCTGATTATTGTTAAGTTGAGGTAGTATCCTCTATGCTTGTGTTTTATTATTGACAGCAATGATCTTCCATAAATATACAGAGTTTATTTTGTTATAAAAAGATatccttcctgctgtcacatGTCAGCGTTTGTCTCAGCATATAGCCTTGAAAGCTTGCATTTTggagtcatttcctgttttggttTAGGACACTGTGTCTTCGAGAGAAAGATTGAAACACTGGAACATGCCGTCATTCTCAACTGGATTGACCTCAGgacatgaagaagaaacaaaaacgaTGTCTTTTGAATACCATTTTATTCCCCAAAGTaagtaaaaaaatgtaatgaaacTGTAACAGCTGGGAGATGAAATAAGAGATGTTGAGTCATATAAAACAAACTGGATAAAGTTGATAAGTCTTTGCTGTTTTGGTATATTTAATTAACTTTGTTCATGTTGTATTCAGGGACTTTTAACCTGAATGAAATACGACATCAATTGGCCAAATAAGTCAGAAAGTTCTGCTGCCCTTCAAGATAAACCTGCAGTTTCTGACACAACGCGAGCTGTTTGTTTGGCTGTGTTTAACAAGTCTTTGTTGTACTCGAGCTGGGAAAGAGGTCGTGTTGACCGTAAGTCTCTTTCAGCAGAACTCGTTTGGCAGAAAGCTCCATCAAAGCTTTCTTTTCATCCATCCGATGAGGACTCCTTGTGCTCTTTGAAAAGCTTTGATCACCACAGAGACCGTGTCTTTTTCGTGCCAGTGACAGCTCCAGACCCCAAACATTAAACTcctcttgtgatttttttcttcagcatttTAGCTCTTATTTCTGCCACGTGCCTGGCTGCAGGCTGTCATTTTTCATGCCCTCCTGCGATCAGATGGTCGTGGCTGATTTGACTTTGGAGGAAAGTACCTGCCTGAACCTCCTCTTCAGCTCCTGCATGTTAGGAGATTTGGGTCTGGCCAGGTGgagtcctcctctcctcttctccccGTTCCCTCCTCCCAGCGCTCGGATCACCTGGAGGACAGAAGAGAGAGGGACTCACCAAAATATAATCACACAAGGACAATTCAGTTTTGCTCAAACCCTAATCTTACAGCCTAAACTGATGTCTGCTAAACTAAATCAAGTCTGTACTGTTTAGGAGGAAAATTAAGTTTGTATGAATGTCTGAAATCAAGGGGAAACAtatcagggaaacacaaagacattacacaCTATTAAAAAACTTCAGACCCTCCTACTCTCCCCGCAGAGATCCAAGGAATCATCCAGGAATGGTGACACTATTTTCTGGAGAACTGATTTGTGCGTAGGTCATTTCACACCAAACGATCTCTAATCTcgaacataacctgctctggagcaggttagttctgcaacataaattgtcaTAGCGATATTTCCCAATAAAAAGTGAACTGCCTTCATAATACTGCAGACCCAACTGAAGTTACCTTGATAAGCCCAAATCCGGTTTTGTAGTACAGGCACACTCACTGATGAATACTGGGGAGCATCTACCACCAACAACAGAGATCCAAACACAGCTTGAAATGAATGATGTTCCTCCACAGTGAGTGTAGGTATGCATAAGTTGTCTGCCAACAACTTCACCACATAGACTCAAAATATGATGCGCTGGTGTTGTTGCTGCAGATGATAATGATTTAAGTAATCCTAAAATATACTGAAAAACTCTCTTAAAAAAACTCTCTTAAAAGACAAAATATgtatttcacaaatgttttgttgtCTATGTTGGGGAAAAAACcctttcaaaaaaagaaaatccacctGCACAACCAAACTTCAAACTTACTGAAAGCTGgaattaaaaaccaaaacaatgagctgaaatcCTCTAAAATACTCGAAAAAGCTACAGAGAACTGAAAGATTTACATAATGATTCAACAAGCCCGTGTTTGGGAATCTGTGCTCTGCAACACCAGAAAAGGAAGCGGAAAGTCTAAGCACACCCAAAAATGAAGCAAGCTACTGGGCAAAACTTACTCCActagaaaaacaaatatacaaagCAGTCTATTATGAGCTGTTTAGTAGCCCTACGTGGGCCAAAAAGACAAATATGTGGTTTGTGGTTTTCTGGGCATCAGAGGGGAATGAAATCTATTCCCACAGAAAGCGAAAAGTCCTACATAGTTTGATGAACTCAAAATACATTGATATCTAATACAATTCTAACAGCTTCGACTAATAaagcaaatgtgaaaaaaaaaaaaaaagtcccaccTCCTGACAAAGATGTAGAAAGGCAGTATGGACTCCCTCGTGGTTTTCTCTGGCTGAGGTCTCAAAGTAAACTCCTCCTGTGGGCAGATGCAGCAGTCACATCAGGACTGCTTTTATCTTTTACACTCTTTTACGCACTTTTCTCATTCATTGGGCAACATGCAGGATATAATTAcacaccacagactgtatataaaggatggaCAAAACTTAGTGatatgaaaagtgaaaccaataCTGAAGTGCCTGAAATGTGCAGGGGTCAAGAAGTCTATCTTAAATGACTTGTGCTTCCCTTGCTCTCTGACTTTAGTAAACCTCTATTAAGTTCATTCTTGTTTCTGCTCTCTCTTGTTTCATGGTTGGTAGTCAcatcctgttttactttggtagttATTTGTCTCCTGTGTCTTGTGTTTGGCTTACCTTCCCTTCCTGTCTCATTGTCACTGATCATCTTCCCCTGTGTCTTGTTCCCTCAGCTGCTTCCACATTTCTGATTTCCTCACGTGTATAAATAGTCCAGTCCTTTTCTCAGTTTTTGTCTTGGTATCAGTTTATGCTTACTGTGTGTTTCTTCCTGCCctgtattgtattttgtttttgttgactgCATTTTATCAGCCTTAATGAATGGCTTGCTTTTTATTTATCCAGTCAGCTTCTCACTCTGCATTACAtgttggctgtggctcaggtggtagggcaggtcatctactaacaggaaagttggtggtttgatccttggctgctccagtctgcatgccaaagtatccttggacaagatactgaattCCAAGTTGTTCCCGATgtgttcatcggagtgtgactgtgtgaatgttagaaagcacatggatgtagaaagtgcttgtatgaatgggtgaatgagaaaTGGAGTATAAACAATTTACAAAAGCAAATACCAGAAGAAGGTGCCATGTTCTGGCCTAGTGGATAACATGGAGACTGTACATTAATTTTGCAGCTAGTTGCTAGCCCGTACCAACCGTTTGTGTACTCTGCACAGCCAAGCTACCTTGCATCCCAGAATGCAAAGCATACCTGGCCACAGGAAAGTGTTTAGGTGAGACCTGCAGCATACACCTGGTAGTTGGCTTTGGGAGGTTGTGAAGTTCCTCTGTGATCAAGGCAGGAGAACatctaatatttcctgtttttcaccCATCTTTTCTGCTTCTTGAAGCAACTTTCTCTGAGGATGTTTAAACTCTTTGTGGGGTAAAAATTGTCAGCATGGGTTTTTGTGTTAGTCGTCTCTTATGACCAGCAGCATCAgagaggggtttttttgttttgtttttggccaAACTGAATCCATCAAATTCTTCAGGACAGAAGAGCCATGGCTCATTTGGAAGTCATTTTGGGTGACCGATATTTTCCCACAACTTTCTCCTTTTCTTGTCACCACAAATGCTCCACTTCCTTTGTATAATTTTGACTGGAACTACAACCTAAAGTAGCATAGTGTCACTTTtgtcatactttgtatacaccCGATCATGGAGTAGATCTAGAGTGCAAATTTTTAACCCGGAGTGCACTGCTCATGCAAAGTACTGGTGGGCCAAATTGTGTTAAACATTGAGGcattttaaaacaattaaaatattttatgtgttATCATCAGTAGAATACATATATAGCACATTAAGAACCACAAGTTGAAGTTGTTGGGTTTCCCTTTGAAGTAATATCTTTTTTGATCACTGTGCACAAGTTGGGTGGTAGTGTattagaaattttaaaaaaaaacacccacctAACGAAGCTGCTAATGTCTCGCCTTCGTCTGCAGGCACTTGTCGGGCTCGGAGCAGGTCACTCTTGTTGCCAACCTACCGCAGATTACAGATGACACAACAGATTAGATTACAGGATTAGAGTTAGTAGCTGTCTGGTATTGTCTGCTCTGTCTTGGACTAAAtaagaatgaataaaaaattaatttaaaaggaAATAATTAATCAACTGAAATTCTCAAATCAAAGGAAGACAGGCTAAAAATCACCAAGTTTATcacattaaattatatttttgtcgGGATATTTTTACATGATTACATGACTAACCAGTATAACCGGTATGTTTCCAGAGGGGTGTATGCGCCTGACGTGCTGGTACAGTGGCTGGATGGTTCTGTAGCTGTTGTGGTCTGTGATGGAGAAAACCAACACATATCCGTCTGCCCAGTAGATCGACCTGCAGGTCCAGGAGGTTAGCAGAGTGCACTGCATTTAATCGAAATTCATATTCATGTGTTTCCAGTCTCACCTGTTGATCTGCTCCTGGCAGTACAGATCCTCAGCATTGTCctgcaaaacacacatacagttcaGGGTTTAAGTAAAGATTATTTTGCCCTctttcgctctcagactgcacgCTTACTTGTGGCTCCTAGAGTTTCtgaaagtagaatgggaggcagagccttcagctttcaggcccctcttctgtggaaccagctcccagtttggaatcaggagacagacaccctctctatttttaagattgggttcaaactttcctttctgATCAAGCTTATATTTAGGGTTGGATCAGCTGACTCTGAACATTCCCTTAGTCATGCTGCTATGGGTCCAGACTTCCCATAATGCACAGAGGAATTCTCCTTAAAGCCCCTTTTTTAATCCCCTATATGTCATTATTGCAAGTATTGACTTTTGTCTCTTTGCAGTCTCTCTAATTTAAATCTCTgctaatttaaattaaaatttacttttgaaagaaaaaaaaagaaacagtcctCTCATTTCCTCCTCTTGTGTTTCAGGAAAAGGCAAGAAAAATGTCTCAAATCTTCCTGCGTGCCATCTGAAATCACAACATAGTCTCACAGTAGCTTGTGAAATAGCCCTGATCAGTCTCGTTTTTGGACGcagattcttcttcttctactttttttttttcacagccctatacatgatttttttttatttatttttttttaatctgcactgactCGTGTCTGTGTACGTGAAATTCAAAAGTTCTGCTTTTAAAGGGAGAAAGATGTCTGTATTTGGAGGTCAGAGGGTTTGACAGCGGAGAGAATCGTTTCACACCTGAGGACACTGTTCAAgctgcacatgtgacagattttTGCACTTCATTTGTATCAACTTTTAATATGTTAATTACCATAAAAGAATGAGTTAAATAGGTTTGGTTTTCTTGTGTGATGCTTCCCCACTGACGAATCTGGGCAACATGCCTGCTGCAGCAATACATCACAAGCAAATTCAAGTTGACTGCCACAAGAGAAAAGATCGTACCCAACACAAAcaaatgtgttgttttgtttcatgcCTGTGGTGATACGAGTGTTCAACACTATCCACAgtgattttactgcattgttCAGGGTGGCACAAAGTGGTCAAGCACATGGCCATCTTTACTGGAAAGGTCCTTCCCAGGAGTAATGGCTCCTTATGGGACACGCGCCAGCTGTTTCTGACTTTGAACGCTTTATCCATGTGACCACCCAGCTCTCAGTTCAGGAAGAGTTATCTCAATTCTCCCAACATATTTGCCAAGCAAAGTTTATTTCctctatttgttttttaaggtcGGAGTTTCAAAAACACCAAATTAAAGATAACGATGATGCCCTAAAGCCCCTTGACCTCTCAATTCGGCGCACATGCTTCTTCGTGCATCCACTCATCAGTTATTTCTGTCTAATCTCTGAGAGGCAGTCTAGCCAGTAGGGACCTTCTTGCCCTCTGTTATCTCCCCCAGTGTAGGAAATGAGCAGCTCTGAGGCCTGGCTTTGTAAACAGGTTGACCGTTGAGCAGGGTAAGCTATATGGCACGTTGCACTCATTAAACTCATCATGTGTGAGGAGATCATATTTGAAGCACTTCCTCGTACTTCAAATACTTTCCTGAAATGGCTTTGAgataacttcttttttttttaaactgggagATTTTGGGGACTTTGGGGAGTACGAGTTTTACTAAATTAAGCGATGATGCAAGAAAGAGATATCCCTTCTGAACTTTTTAACCCCACAAATTAAAGCTGGCGCGATATCAGATTTTCACTTCCCAATTATCATCTTCAAAAAAACGTAATAACATTATTGATATATCTGcagaaaaaatgttaaaagtaaTATGCCAGGGATGTTACTAGTAAATTAATCCAACTTCTGTCACTGTACAGAAGTGACAAAAACCTGCAACAGTAACTGTacaaaggcttaaaaaaaaagctttttaagtTAATATTATATATGCATCATTGAGactatattaatatttaaatatcttGGTTATGTGACACTGTTAAtataaatgcagatttttttaagcCCTCCAAGAGTAAAACTCTAATATTTCAATGGTTTTCCATATGCTATGCCTAGCTAACTGTCACTTAGCAAGCTAGTTTGACCGAATATGTTTTCTgcaaattatgtgtttatttgaagAAATAATAGCTTGC
It contains:
- the rasl11a gene encoding ras-like protein family member 11A-like; translated protein: MRLTGDPAPGTMNSSGSGNFLLVPIPEYPLLDCVPNKTVKIVVLGASNVGKTALIVRFLTKRFIGDYEANTGALYSRKVTLDGEEVSLQIQDTPCVALQDNAEDLYCQEQINRSIYWADGYVLVFSITDHNSYRTIQPLYQHVRRIHPSGNIPVILVGNKSDLLRARQVPADEGETLAASLGGVYFETSARENHEGVHTAFLHLCQEVIRALGGGNGEKRRGGLHLARPKSPNMQELKRRFRQVLSSKVKSATTI